From Pseudomonas sp. stari2:
CCCTCGACTCCCTGTAAACTCCGCTTTCTTTAGCCGACACCCAGGGAGCTCAAATGTCCGGTTCGATCCTCTATATCCACGGTTTCAACAGCGCGCCGGCCTCGAAGAAGGCCTGTCAGCTGGTCGAGGTGATGGAGCGGCTGGGTTTGAGCGATCAACTGCGTGTCCCGGCGTTGCATCACCACCCGCGTGAAGCCATCGGTCAGCTGGAGCAGGCAATCGCCGAACTCGGCCGGCCCTTGCTGGTGGGAAGCTCGCTCGGCGGCTACTATGCGACTCACCTGGCCGAGCGCCATGGCCTGAAAGCCCTGCTGGTCAACCCGGCCGTCAGTCCGCACCGGATGTTCGACGGATACCTGGGGACGCAGAAGAACCTGTACACCGACGAAACCTGGGAATTGACCCACGACCACGTAACGGCCCTGGCCGAACTGGAAGTGCCGGCGCCGCAGGATTCGCAGCGGTATCAGGTGTGGTTGCAGACCGGGGACGAAACGCTGGACTATCGCCATGCCCAGCAGTATTACCGGGCCTGTGCCTTGCGCATTCAGGCCGGCGGCGACCATGGTTTCCAGGGGTTTGCCGGGCAGTTGCCGGCGTTGCTGAGTTTTGCCGGTATTGGCGCCGATTTGTTTCAGGCAATCGATTTCACCGCG
This genomic window contains:
- a CDS encoding YqiA/YcfP family alpha/beta fold hydrolase; this translates as MSGSILYIHGFNSAPASKKACQLVEVMERLGLSDQLRVPALHHHPREAIGQLEQAIAELGRPLLVGSSLGGYYATHLAERHGLKALLVNPAVSPHRMFDGYLGTQKNLYTDETWELTHDHVTALAELEVPAPQDSQRYQVWLQTGDETLDYRHAQQYYRACALRIQAGGDHGFQGFAGQLPALLSFAGIGADLFQAIDFTAL